DNA from Acidobacteriota bacterium:
TCCGGTATCTCCTGGTCGATGAGTTTCAGGATACGGACCCGATCCAGGCCGAAATCGCGATGCTTCTTGCCGGCAAGGACGACGGTGAAGCCGACTGGCGCAAAGCGAAGCCGAAGCCGGGCGCCCTTTTTCTCGTCGGAGATCCGAAGCAGAGCATCTATCGGTTCCGACGCGCCGACATCGACATTTACAACCAGGTGAAGAGGATCTTCGGCGGCGGCGCGGGCGAGGTCGTCGAGCTGACGACGAACTTCCGCTCCCTGAAGCCCATCGAGGACATCACGAACACGGTGTTCGGCGGCCTCTTTCCGGGAGGGGACACACGGCATCAGGCGAAATTCGCGCCGCTCAATACCGTGCGGCCGGAAACCGGGACATGCCCGGGCGGCGTCTTCGTGAATCGGATAGCCAAGGTGGACGGTAACAAAGCCAAGGATATCGTGGACGCGGATGCGGAGATTATCGCGGAATGGATCCGCCGGGCCGTCGACGGCGGGCTCAGGCTCGAACATCCCGGGGGGAAACCCGGCGAGTCGTGTCCCGCCGAGCCCGGCGACTTCATGATCATCGCCAAGAGAAAAAAGAACCTGTCCGTCTATGCCAAGGCGCTCGAGGCCCGCGGTGTGCCCTATGCGATATCCGGCGGCGAGAGTTTCGGCGATTCGGAGGAATTGCACGAGATCATCAAGATTCTCAAAGCCGTGGCCGACCCCGCGGATCCGGTCGCGGTCACGGCCGCACTCCGAGGGCTTTATGTGGGTGCGAGCGACAACGATCTTTATGAGTTTGCGAGAGACGGAGGAACGTTCTCTTATGTCCGGAAACAGGACAAAGGGCCGGAAATCATCCGGGCGGCGTTGAGACGCATTCGCGGATACCATGAGATCGCCGGATCGAAGTCTCCCGTGACGGCCGTCGAAATGATTGTCGAGGACCTCGGAACGATTCCGCTGGCCATGTCCGAAGAGATGGGGTCGAGCCGGGCGGGGAACGTGCTCAAGGCCGTCGAGCTTTTAAGAGGCCGGAAGCCGGACAGCACCTGCGGATTCGCCGAGCTTGTCGGATATCTGGCCGATCTCCGCGAAAAGTCGAAGACCGAGGAGATGGGCCTTTTCCCGGCGACGTCGAAGGCCGTCAGGATCATGAACCTTCACAAGGCCAAGGGACTCGAGGCCCCCGTCGTGATCCTGGCGGATCCCTCGCCCCAGCGGGGTTCGCATGAGCCGGATCGGCATATCGTGCGGACCGGGGCGGGATCCCGCGGGTATTTTGCCGTGACGCGCAAGTTGGGCGACTATGCGAGCGAATTGATCGCGTTGCCGGCCGAATGGGAGACACATGCGGCCGAGGAAAAGGAGTACGAAAACGCCGAGAAAGACCGGCTCGATTACGTTGCCGTGACGCGCGCGAAAAACATTCTGGCGGTCAGTGTTTATAAGGACAGCGCGTCGAAAACGCCCTGGGAGTCGCTTTATTCTTATCTGGAACATGTGGAGAAGCTCCCGAGCCTGGATGAGACGCCCGCATTATCAGGGGAGAAGAGATTTTTTGCGATAAAGAGAGATGAGTGGGAAGCCGAGCGGGAAACGATGGCGGCGGAAATCCGGAGAATGACGGCCGCATCCTATCGGGTTCGCTCCGTGACGGACATGGCGGAAAAACCCGATATTTTCAGCGGAGAAGCGTTGGGAAGCGGCGCCGGCTGGGGAAATGCCGTGCACCGGGCGCTCGAATACTGTGCCCGGGGCATGCGGGATCGGCTCGACGCGGCCGGGGCGGGGATTCTCGAGGAGAATGGGTTGAAGGCCTCGGACATCGGGCGGCTCCTTGCGGCCGTCGATACCGCGATGTCCCACGATCTATGGAAACGCATGGCGGCGGTCAGGGAGAAATACTTCGAAGTCCCGCTC
Protein-coding regions in this window:
- a CDS encoding UvrD-helicase domain-containing protein, with the translated sequence MKDKMRLPDQETRRRIASEFDKSFFVEAGAGSGKTKSLVDRMAGLVRFGHAGIENIAAVTFTRKAAAELRERFQIELERILNDGNAPREEKDRVGQALSRFEQATVTTIHSFCARILRERPVEAGIDPGFEEIEEEDDGIFAENVWNEYLEKQAFENSEAMRWMIENDIEPQSAADIYQELIKYPDIEIVRERREKPEFAEVKKNIRTYFSELGKKLPCEEPEKGWDALQKLIRRVPTLIGMKYLEDDRLFVEILKILGRKAGVTQNRWPDKLKAKGYAEDFVKFQETVIAPSVRLWREYLHQPLVDFALGGASYYAEWRRDRSALNFQDLLMKTAALLRGNREVRAWFKTRIRYLLVDEFQDTDPIQAEIAMLLAGKDDGEADWRKAKPKPGALFLVGDPKQSIYRFRRADIDIYNQVKRIFGGGAGEVVELTTNFRSLKPIEDITNTVFGGLFPGGDTRHQAKFAPLNTVRPETGTCPGGVFVNRIAKVDGNKAKDIVDADAEIIAEWIRRAVDGGLRLEHPGGKPGESCPAEPGDFMIIAKRKKNLSVYAKALEARGVPYAISGGESFGDSEELHEIIKILKAVADPADPVAVTAALRGLYVGASDNDLYEFARDGGTFSYVRKQDKGPEIIRAALRRIRGYHEIAGSKSPVTAVEMIVEDLGTIPLAMSEEMGSSRAGNVLKAVELLRGRKPDSTCGFAELVGYLADLREKSKTEEMGLFPATSKAVRIMNLHKAKGLEAPVVILADPSPQRGSHEPDRHIVRTGAGSRGYFAVTRKLGDYASELIALPAEWETHAAEEKEYENAEKDRLDYVAVTRAKNILAVSVYKDSASKTPWESLYSYLEHVEKLPSLDETPALSGEKRFFAIKRDEWEAERETMAAEIRRMTAASYRVRSVTDMAEKPDIFSGEALGSGAGWGNAVHRALEYCARGMRDRLDAAGAGILEENGLKASDIGRLLAAVDTAMSHDLWKRMAAVREKYFEVPLSTMDDGTIVRGVIDMIFKEDGEWVIVDFKTDDFERDSGRKAAYERQLDHYARFWTGITGEKVKAKHLMKV